In the genome of Acidobacteriota bacterium, one region contains:
- a CDS encoding HigA family addiction module antidote protein has product MPSTSGARTTTEPASLPRDSAVLGPLVHPGEMLLEEFLRPLGLQQSVVADELGISRNRLNELVLGKRSVTADTAIRLERRFKMPARFWLHLQADYDLQTALNEAKATKRRMSRPA; this is encoded by the coding sequence ATGCCTTCGACGTCCGGTGCGAGGACTACCACTGAGCCAGCGAGCCTGCCGCGCGATTCCGCGGTCCTCGGCCCGCTCGTCCATCCTGGCGAGATGTTGCTGGAGGAGTTCCTGCGTCCGCTCGGCCTTCAGCAGAGCGTCGTCGCCGATGAACTGGGCATCAGTCGCAACCGCCTCAACGAACTGGTCTTGGGCAAGCGTTCGGTGACGGCCGATACCGCGATTCGGCTCGAGCGGCGATTCAAGATGCCAGCGCGGTTCTGGCTGCACCTGCAGGCTGACTACGATCTGCAGACGGCGCTGAACGAGGCCAAGGCGACGAAGCGCCGGATGAGTCGGCCCGCCTGA
- a CDS encoding sigma 54-interacting transcriptional regulator translates to MRDLLDRAARAGASHAKVVITGESGVGKELVARHIHVCSPRVRGPYVAVNCAGLPETLLESALFGHVRGSFTDARSDHTGHLRLAHRGTLFLDEIGEMSLRMQALLLRFLDTGEVQPVGSDRPAAHADVRVVAATNRDLDDRVAVGMFRSDLLFRLRVIHLHVPPLRERPEDVAVLAAYFAGEVRHPVRFTDAALAVLRAYRWPGNVRQLRNLVEHVSALIPDDIVDADDLPAEIRAGSLQVHPRHERRHQIADDLYQALVEHRCSFWDQVYPMFLQRDLTRHDLRGVVSRGLAATRGNYHALLALFHLPPEDYKRMLNFLAAHGCSVDAKPFRNVEARDEP, encoded by the coding sequence ATGCGGGACCTGCTCGACCGGGCCGCCCGCGCCGGCGCGTCCCACGCCAAGGTGGTCATCACCGGCGAGAGCGGCGTGGGCAAGGAGCTCGTCGCCCGCCACATTCACGTCTGCTCGCCTCGCGTCCGCGGCCCGTACGTCGCCGTGAACTGCGCAGGCCTGCCCGAAACGCTCCTCGAATCGGCCCTCTTCGGGCACGTCCGCGGCAGCTTCACCGACGCGCGAAGCGACCACACCGGCCACCTCCGTCTCGCGCACCGCGGCACGCTCTTCCTCGACGAGATCGGGGAGATGAGTCTGAGGATGCAGGCGCTGCTGCTCCGCTTCCTCGACACGGGCGAGGTGCAGCCGGTCGGCTCCGACCGGCCCGCGGCGCACGCCGACGTCCGCGTCGTCGCCGCGACGAACCGCGATCTCGACGATCGCGTGGCCGTCGGCATGTTCCGCAGCGATCTCCTGTTCCGTCTCCGCGTCATCCATCTGCACGTGCCGCCACTGCGCGAGCGCCCCGAGGACGTGGCCGTGCTCGCCGCGTACTTCGCCGGCGAGGTGCGTCACCCCGTCCGCTTCACCGACGCCGCGCTCGCCGTGCTTCGCGCGTATCGCTGGCCCGGCAACGTGCGCCAGCTGCGCAACCTCGTCGAGCACGTGTCGGCCCTGATCCCGGACGACATCGTCGATGCCGACGACCTTCCTGCCGAAATCCGCGCCGGCTCGCTCCAGGTCCATCCGAGGCACGAGCGTCGGCACCAGATCGCCGACGACCTGTACCAGGCGCTCGTCGAGCACCGGTGCTCGTTCTGGGACCAGGTTTACCCGATGTTCCTTCAGCGCGACCTCACTCGCCACGATCTCCGCGGCGTCGTCAGCCGAGGTCTCGCCGCGACGCGCGGCAACTACCACGCCCTGCTCGCGCTGTTCCACCTGCCCCCGGAAGACTACAAGCGGATGCTGAACTTCCTGGCGGCGCACGGGTGCTCGGTCGACGCGAAGCCGTTCCGCAACGTCGAGGCACGTGACGAGCCATGA